TCTAATTAAATCGGCAGGTTCGCCAGGCTCCTGTTTGCGAACAGAAATTTCAATCTCTTCGATGTTGATTTCGAGTTTTCGTGTGGGATCGGGCGGAGTAGAAGTAAGCTGTCCATTTTCATCTACGTAAGCGATCATATCATCAAGCCCACTGCCCTTATTGGCTTTTCGCTCAATCTTGCGCTCTTCCTTTTCCTTCTTTTTCTTCAGATTCTGCTTTTCCTTGTCTTGCTTACTCCACGATTCGCGAGGTTTCCCCATAGTTTGTATTAAGTTTAGTTTAAAAAGACATAACGAGCACCCATGAAAATGACATTCCTCCTCACAATGCTAATCAATTTTGCAAATCTACAACTTTTCTTCATCTATCTTATTGTTTTGTCGCAATTTAATCAAGACAAAATCATACTTATCAGGTATTCTATCCTAATGCGATAAGGAGATATGAAAGAATAAACGTTTTACCATTAAACTATGTAAGCATTTCCCGCTCCAATAGTCGAAAATATGATGCAGCACGAAGCAGTGATTTGCGTTCTTAAATCAACCTTCACCCTAAGCCCAAAGAATGAAGAAAACATCACTAACCTTCCTTATAGTATTGGTATCGCTATGCAGTATAGCTACCCCAAACGAAAAAAAGCAGGTATCAATTACTAGGGTTAGTGGAATAGCACCCACAATAGACGGGACACTATCCGATGATGCATGGAAAGAAGCGGAATGGGTTTCAGGATTTACACAGTTCCGGCCTTTCGAAAACAAACAGCCACATCAACAAACAGCCTTTAAACTTCTTTACGACGACGATTTTATTTACGTCGCCATATGGGCAAAGGATGGATCCCCGGATAGCATCTCACACCGATTGAGTAGACGCGATGAAGGCGATGGGGATGCTGTAGGTATTGAACTTGACAGTTACAACGATCATAGAACAGCATTTGCCTTCTGGGTAAATGCAGCTGGCACAAAAATCGACTATGCCATCTCAAACGACGGCGAAGAGGATAGCAACTGGGATCCTATATGGTGGGTTAAAACATCTACCGACCTATCGGGTTGGTTTGCAGAGATCAAAATCCCCCTTACCGAACTACGGTTTAAGGCTGTCGAAAACCAAACATGGGGACTCCAACTGGCTCGCATCGTTTACCGATCGCAAGAAACAAGCCTTTGGCAACCCGCCAACAAAGAGCAATCGGGTTGGGTTTCTCAGTATGGAATTCTAAATTGGAAAGGCACCGTAATGCCAAAGCGAACCGCACGCATAACGCCTTACATAGTTGCACTCACCGACAATTACCAGAAACAGGAAGACAATCCATTCCTTCAGTCGGGGCATAATGAGACAGCAAAAATAGGATTTGACGCACGCCTTG
This portion of the Williamwhitmania taraxaci genome encodes:
- a CDS encoding cold-shock protein; the encoded protein is MGKPRESWSKQDKEKQNLKKKKEKEERKIERKANKGSGLDDMIAYVDENGQLTSTPPDPTRKLEINIEEIEISVRKQEPGEPADLIRKGTVTFFNDSKGYGFIKDSETQQSVFVHVNGLVEGIKENDRVVYEVEMGHKGPTAVNVKLLK